One genomic segment of Salvelinus namaycush isolate Seneca unplaced genomic scaffold, SaNama_1.0 Scaffold1798, whole genome shotgun sequence includes these proteins:
- the LOC120037640 gene encoding selenide, water dikinase 3-like — MDSCVVPLRHGGLSLVQTTDFFYPLVDDPYMMGRIACANVLSDLYAMGITECDNMLMLLSVSQKMSEQDRERVMPLMIRGFRDAAEEGGTSVTGGQTVVNPWIIIGGVASVVCQPNEFIMPDSAVPGDVLVLTKPLGTQVAVNAHQWLDQPERWNKIKLVVSKEEVEQAYQEAMFSMATLNRTAAGLMHRFQAHAATDVTGFGLLGHARNLATMQRAEVAFVIHNLPIIAKMAAISKAYGNIFNLLGGTSSETSGGLLVSLPREQAARFCAEVKGQGSGGGAWIIGIVEKGERGARIIDKPRIIEVQPRGTAAANQENSSSTSPAPGDTLS; from the exons ATGGACTCCTGTGTGGTCCCTCTGCGACATGGAGGCCTCTCATTGGTCCAAACTACAGACTTCTTCTACCCTCTGGTGGATGACCCCTACATGATG ggaagGATAGCGTGTGCTAATGTCCTCAGTGATCTCTATGCTATGGGCATCACAGAGTGTGACAACATGCTGATGCTACTCAGTGTCAGCCAGAAGATGTCTGAGCAG gaccGTGAGCGTGTCATGCCCCTGATGATCCGTGGTTTCCGTGACGCGGCGGAGGAGGGCGGGACTTCGGTGACGGGCGGCCAGACGGTGGTCAACCCCTGGATCATCATAGGGGGCGTGGCCTCGGTCGTCTGCCAACCCAACGAGTTCATCAT GCCAGACAGTGCAGTACCGGGGGACGTGTTGGTGCTGACCAAGCCTCTAGGAACCCAGGTAGCTGTCAACGCTCACCAGTGGCTGGACCAG cCAGAGAGGTGGAATAAGATCAAGCTAGTGGTCTCTAAGGAGGAAGTGGAGCAGGCCTACCAGGAAGCCATGTTCTCCATGGCAACACTCAAccgcacag CGGCAGGCCTCATGCACAGGTTCCAGGCCCACGCTGCAACAGACGTGACTGGGTTCGGGTTGCTAGGGCACGCCCGTAACCTAGCGACGATGCAACGTGCTGAGGTAGCCTTCGTCATCCACAACCTCCCCATCATTGCCAAGATGGCCGCCATCAGCAAGGCCTATGGAAACATCTTCAACCTGCTGGGGGGGACGTCCTCGGAGACTTCTG GTGGCCTTCTAGTAAGTCTGCCCAGAGAGCAGGCGGCTCGGTTCTGTGCGGAGGTGAAGGGTCAGGGGTCTGGGGGTGGAGCCTGGATCATCGGCATCGTGGAGAAAGGAGAACGCGGCGCTCGCATCATCGACAAACCACGCATCATCGAAGTCCAGCCCAGAGGGACCGCTGCAGCCAATCAGGAGAACAGCAGCTCTACTAGTCCAGCTCCTGGCGATACGCTGTCATAG